One window from the genome of Hydractinia symbiolongicarpus strain clone_291-10 chromosome 1, HSymV2.1, whole genome shotgun sequence encodes:
- the LOC130630451 gene encoding zinc finger protein 474-like isoform X1 → MHEIDSESSNKENELSEISKPFEFHDYFEMMKTSQDLLHNSKPKKSYDIINSVYRVCPRPSTRNKKAMASPAKASTCFICGNEFPHAELSAHEKSCLENIQKTDIQYTRQNTESSETSLPHTFDSSNLSNHSASSSDSYEKKFVRCYICGTDVPTYLTAIHEKNCKKSWETGLFNSICASTKKSTSLSRGTSRTDLRHDSSTSGMKKSKSSSNIAKSPTTDKVFFDDDITSPKPKGMSSLKSKSFSNLSKTKPKEKKPFVTGVRNTDWNKTKSLQDIRSDRPAQKKSGPGQYVLCNFCGKLYSMHSIGIHERQCEKTRSLQKNAGTGSDYKIKSKSMVDLSGIKKGAPLTRPLTRNTTRPSTATSTRKTEHKNSPKQRPSTSHPLTRVTRIIGVSTNTGNKTRSPDKSESKTTSLKNVNVKPTEESGEQHKDVQKKISKNSEDLKISNGIKQEEKKTASPGLQKCYLCGQLYGTRSLPIHEKQCLKKWEREKKGEKVKEMNSKKQKEIKVIPFGRSKSSQHSQETSPETSLCPDDQAIFTPTTILESQVVVESKASSATNETLTEQPVDEQKEIVINGTHNSEISLNESNISSDDVDDFVQPLNSPNKFVICVYCGRNYGQHSIHIHEKSCRDRKLLEEEAQNRIEAKLKAYKKLSALKSSKSLGDITSDNLSYLNGNVANGDAVDLVKCDECNRNFLSVDIEKHRVSCSVFVF, encoded by the exons ATGCATGAAATAGATTCAGAATCTTCGAACAAAGAAAATGAACTGTCTGAAATTTCcaaaccgtttgagtttcaTGATTACTTTGAAATGATGAAGACATCTCAAGATCTTCTACATAactcaaaaccaaaaaaatcatATGATATTATAAATTCTGTATATCGTGTCTGCCCCAGACCGTCAACGCG aaATAAGAAAGCCATGGCGTCTCCCGCAAAGGCTTCCACCTGTTTCATTTGTGGTAACGAATTTCCGCATGCTGAACTGTCAGCACACGAAAAATCATGTTtagaaaacatacaaaaaaccgATATTCAGTACACTCGCCAGAATACCGAAAGTTCGGAGACTTCCTTACCACATACTTTTGACTCGTCAAATTTATCAAACCATTCGGCGTCAAGTAGTGACAGTTATGAAAAAAAGTTCGTCAGATGTTATATTTGCGGAACTGACGTTCCCACATATTTGACGGCGATTCATGAAAAGAATTGCAAAAAGAGCTGGGAAACAGGTTTGTTTAACTCCATCTGTGCATCGACAAAAAAATCAACCTCGCTTTCTCGAGGAACAAGTCGGACAGACTTACGACATGATTCGTCTACCAGTGGGATGAAAAAATCTAAATCCAGTTCGAACATTGCAAAAAGTCCGACAACCGATAAAGTATTCTTTGATGATGATATTACATCACCCAAACCAAAGGGGATGTCATCGTTGAAGTCAAAATCGTTTTCCAATCTTTCCAAAACAAAACCAAAAGAGAAAAAACCCTTTGTAACAGGGGTCCGAAATACCGACTGGAATAAAACAAAGTCTTTGCAAGACATCCGGAGTGATAGGCCGGCACAAAAGAAGTCCGGACCGGGTCAGTATGTGTTATGCAATTTTTGCGGTAAACTGTATTCCATGCATTCTATAGGAATTCACGAACGTCAATGCGAAAAAACTCGAAGCCTTCAAAAAAATGCAGGAACTGGATctgattataaaattaaaagcaaATCGATGGTTGATCTATCAGGTATAAAAAAAGGAGCACCATTAACTCGACCTTTAACTCGCAACACAACTCGACCAAGTACGGCTACGTCTACTAGAAAGACTGAGCATAAGAATTCTCCGAAACAGAGACCGTCTACTTCACATCCACTGACTCGTGTTACTCGTATAATCGGAGTTTCTACGAACACCGGAAACAAAACACGTTCCCCTGATAAAAGTGAATCTAAAAcaacttcacttaaaaatgtcaATGTTAAACCCACGGAGGAGAGTGGAGAGCAACATAAAGATGTTCAAAAAAAGATTAGTAAGAATAGTgaagatttaaaaatttcgaacgGAATTAAACAGGAGGAGAAAAAAACTGCTTCCCCTGGTCTACAAAAGTGTTATTTATGTGGACAATTGTACGGTACACGATCATTGCCTATACATgaaaaacaatgtttaaaaaaatgggaAAGAGAAAAGAAAGGAGAGAAAGTTAAAGAGATGAAttcaaagaaacaaaaagaaataaaagtcaTTCCATTTGGAAGATCAAAATCTTCTCAGCATTCCCAAGAAACCAGCCCGGAGACCTCATTATGCCCTGACGACCAAGCTATATTTACACCAACCACTATATTAGAATCACAAGTGGTTGTAGAATCAAAAGCCTCTTCCGCCACCAACGAAACTTTGACTGAACAACCGGTAGACGaacaaaaagaaattgttaTAAACGGCACTCACAATTCCGAAATTTCGTTAAATGAAAGCAATATCTCGTCAGACGATGTAGATGATTTTGTTCAACCATTAAATTCTCCTAACAAATTTGTTATTTGTGTGTATTGTGGGCGTAACTATGGGCAACATTCGATTCACATTCACGAGAAAAGTTGCCGAGACCGAAAACTGCTCGAAGAAGAGGCTCAAAATCGAATCGAGGCAAAATTAAAGGCATACAAGAAACTTTCAGCGCTAAAATCAAGTAAAAGCTTGGGAGATATTACGTCGGATAATTTGTCGTATCTTAATGGCAACGTTGCTAATGGCGACGCCGTCGATTTGGTAAAATGTGACGAATGCAATCGTAATTTTTTATCTGTAGATATCGAAAAACATCGCGTTAGTTGTAgcgtatttgttttttaa
- the LOC130630451 gene encoding zinc finger protein 474-like isoform X2, translating into MASPAKASTCFICGNEFPHAELSAHEKSCLENIQKTDIQYTRQNTESSETSLPHTFDSSNLSNHSASSSDSYEKKFVRCYICGTDVPTYLTAIHEKNCKKSWETGLFNSICASTKKSTSLSRGTSRTDLRHDSSTSGMKKSKSSSNIAKSPTTDKVFFDDDITSPKPKGMSSLKSKSFSNLSKTKPKEKKPFVTGVRNTDWNKTKSLQDIRSDRPAQKKSGPGQYVLCNFCGKLYSMHSIGIHERQCEKTRSLQKNAGTGSDYKIKSKSMVDLSGIKKGAPLTRPLTRNTTRPSTATSTRKTEHKNSPKQRPSTSHPLTRVTRIIGVSTNTGNKTRSPDKSESKTTSLKNVNVKPTEESGEQHKDVQKKISKNSEDLKISNGIKQEEKKTASPGLQKCYLCGQLYGTRSLPIHEKQCLKKWEREKKGEKVKEMNSKKQKEIKVIPFGRSKSSQHSQETSPETSLCPDDQAIFTPTTILESQVVVESKASSATNETLTEQPVDEQKEIVINGTHNSEISLNESNISSDDVDDFVQPLNSPNKFVICVYCGRNYGQHSIHIHEKSCRDRKLLEEEAQNRIEAKLKAYKKLSALKSSKSLGDITSDNLSYLNGNVANGDAVDLVKCDECNRNFLSVDIEKHRVSCSVFVF; encoded by the coding sequence ATGGCGTCTCCCGCAAAGGCTTCCACCTGTTTCATTTGTGGTAACGAATTTCCGCATGCTGAACTGTCAGCACACGAAAAATCATGTTtagaaaacatacaaaaaaccgATATTCAGTACACTCGCCAGAATACCGAAAGTTCGGAGACTTCCTTACCACATACTTTTGACTCGTCAAATTTATCAAACCATTCGGCGTCAAGTAGTGACAGTTATGAAAAAAAGTTCGTCAGATGTTATATTTGCGGAACTGACGTTCCCACATATTTGACGGCGATTCATGAAAAGAATTGCAAAAAGAGCTGGGAAACAGGTTTGTTTAACTCCATCTGTGCATCGACAAAAAAATCAACCTCGCTTTCTCGAGGAACAAGTCGGACAGACTTACGACATGATTCGTCTACCAGTGGGATGAAAAAATCTAAATCCAGTTCGAACATTGCAAAAAGTCCGACAACCGATAAAGTATTCTTTGATGATGATATTACATCACCCAAACCAAAGGGGATGTCATCGTTGAAGTCAAAATCGTTTTCCAATCTTTCCAAAACAAAACCAAAAGAGAAAAAACCCTTTGTAACAGGGGTCCGAAATACCGACTGGAATAAAACAAAGTCTTTGCAAGACATCCGGAGTGATAGGCCGGCACAAAAGAAGTCCGGACCGGGTCAGTATGTGTTATGCAATTTTTGCGGTAAACTGTATTCCATGCATTCTATAGGAATTCACGAACGTCAATGCGAAAAAACTCGAAGCCTTCAAAAAAATGCAGGAACTGGATctgattataaaattaaaagcaaATCGATGGTTGATCTATCAGGTATAAAAAAAGGAGCACCATTAACTCGACCTTTAACTCGCAACACAACTCGACCAAGTACGGCTACGTCTACTAGAAAGACTGAGCATAAGAATTCTCCGAAACAGAGACCGTCTACTTCACATCCACTGACTCGTGTTACTCGTATAATCGGAGTTTCTACGAACACCGGAAACAAAACACGTTCCCCTGATAAAAGTGAATCTAAAAcaacttcacttaaaaatgtcaATGTTAAACCCACGGAGGAGAGTGGAGAGCAACATAAAGATGTTCAAAAAAAGATTAGTAAGAATAGTgaagatttaaaaatttcgaacgGAATTAAACAGGAGGAGAAAAAAACTGCTTCCCCTGGTCTACAAAAGTGTTATTTATGTGGACAATTGTACGGTACACGATCATTGCCTATACATgaaaaacaatgtttaaaaaaatgggaAAGAGAAAAGAAAGGAGAGAAAGTTAAAGAGATGAAttcaaagaaacaaaaagaaataaaagtcaTTCCATTTGGAAGATCAAAATCTTCTCAGCATTCCCAAGAAACCAGCCCGGAGACCTCATTATGCCCTGACGACCAAGCTATATTTACACCAACCACTATATTAGAATCACAAGTGGTTGTAGAATCAAAAGCCTCTTCCGCCACCAACGAAACTTTGACTGAACAACCGGTAGACGaacaaaaagaaattgttaTAAACGGCACTCACAATTCCGAAATTTCGTTAAATGAAAGCAATATCTCGTCAGACGATGTAGATGATTTTGTTCAACCATTAAATTCTCCTAACAAATTTGTTATTTGTGTGTATTGTGGGCGTAACTATGGGCAACATTCGATTCACATTCACGAGAAAAGTTGCCGAGACCGAAAACTGCTCGAAGAAGAGGCTCAAAATCGAATCGAGGCAAAATTAAAGGCATACAAGAAACTTTCAGCGCTAAAATCAAGTAAAAGCTTGGGAGATATTACGTCGGATAATTTGTCGTATCTTAATGGCAACGTTGCTAATGGCGACGCCGTCGATTTGGTAAAATGTGACGAATGCAATCGTAATTTTTTATCTGTAGATATCGAAAAACATCGCGTTAGTTGTAgcgtatttgttttttaa
- the LOC130612031 gene encoding circumsporozoite protein-like, producing the protein MFCYVYTKLKIAPETANKASSQETANKASSQETANNASRQETANNASRQETANNASSQETANKASRQETANNASRQETANNASSQETANNASRQETANKASRQETANKASSQETANKASRQETANNASRQETANNASSQETANNASRQETANKASSQENQLSLF; encoded by the exons atgttTTGCT ATGTGTAcacaaaacttaaaattgcCCCAGAAACAGCTAACAAAGCATCCAGTCAAGAAACGGCTAACAAAGCATCCAGCCAAGAAACAGCTAACAATGCATCCAGACAAGAAACAGCTAACAATGCATCCAGACAAGAAACAGCTAACAATGCATCCAGCCAAGAAACAGCTAACAAAGCATCCAGACAAGAAACAGCTAACAATGCATCCAGACAAGAAACAGCTAACAATGCATCCAGCCAAGAAACAGCTAACAATGCATCCAGACAAGAAACAGCTAACAAAGCATCCAGACAAGAAACAGCTAACAAAGCATCCAGCCAAGAAACAGCTAACAAAGCATCCAGACAAGAAACAGCTAACAATGCATCCAGACAAGAAACAGCTAACAATGCATCCAGCCAAGAAACAGCTAACAATGCATCCAGACAAGAAACAGCTAACAAAGCATCCAGCCAAGAGAATCAATTAAGCCTTTTTTAA
- the LOC130644556 gene encoding uncharacterized protein LOC130644556: protein MSDSSGHKVPFHHLGNIKEVDADEKVASKRKDAVPIAHDKMVSNLRKLKPSEGKNSHAKSNKSTATNYHKMADKDVQNTNTKSKVFRGAGTSKNVEMVSNSTQNSRTYALEESGAKTKVTSEKTSKHKYKNKDIHGSSKDVACLKQDVSRSNEDVPSSPSDIIVYEAGDGVYLYSKEGKRNARKNSWTRVKEFMTTKKSDKYKKDEKRYPLYQVSEHGKCFEHKKIFLCDLDVNLNVPKDHMVDINKLPQDDSAKLVVLRCFETIPEDDIELSRSGVFCCSALEDIPEPSKVQTRRKFTR, encoded by the exons ATGTCTGACTCCTCTGGACATAAAGTACCGTTCCATCATTTGGGTAATATAAAAGAAGTCGATGCAGACGAAAAAGTTGCGAGCAAACGAAAAGATGCTGTTCCTATCGCGCATGACAAAATGGTTAGCAATCTCAGAAAGCTGAAACCCAGTGAGGGAAAAAACAGCCATGCGAAAAGCAATAAAAGCACAGCGACGAATTATCATAAGATGGCAGACAAAGATGTGcaaaatacaaatacaaaatcGAAAGTCTTTAGAGGAGCAGGCACATCGAAAAATGTAGAAATGGTTTCTAATTCCACACAAAATTCCAGGACATATGCACTCGAAGAATCAGGTGCTAAAACTAAAGTTACGTCCGAAAAAACGTCAAAgcataaatacaaaaacaaagacATTCACGGCTCTAGTAAAGACGTCGCTTGTCTAAAACAAGACGTCAGTCGATCCAACGAAGACGTCCCTTCTAGTCCGTCGGATATTATTGTGTATGAAGCAGGTGACGGCGTGTATTTATATTCAAAGGAGGGGAAAAGGAATGCACGAAAAAATAGTTGGACGAGAGTGAAGGAATTCATGACGACAAAAAAATCcgacaaatataaaaaagacgAGAAAAGATACCCGTTATATCAAGTGTCTGAACATGGTAAATGTTTCGAACACAAAAAGATTTTCTTATGTGATTTGGATGTTAATCTCAAC GTTCCAAAAGATCACATGGTTGATATCAACAAACTTCCTCAAGATGATTCAGCTAAATTGGTTGTATTGCGGTGTTTTGAAACAATACCAGAGGACGACATTGAATTATCTCGCAGTGGAGTGTTTTGTTGTAGCGCACTTGAAGATATTCCTGAACCTAGCAAAGTTCAAACAAGACGAAAGTTCACTCGATAA
- the LOC130630474 gene encoding very-long-chain (3R)-3-hydroxyacyl-CoA dehydratase-like, translating into MAEFLTPIVRWAQNGPTIDLTVDLIDVKKPKIVLDETTLEFRGFGHGAQGENIYQFNLEFFSKIDYKDSNYKVTERNVSFQLKKQVKGEEWPRLLKSEQKPGWLKVDFDKLRLEDSDKGEEDETERINKISFEQRIKSEVEKAKNDLGIYTRVAWLTIYNLFQAVCFMIILFKLLYNLYQHGKDVRLHFYDDVSDLLLTCQLAAIIEVINPLVGIVKTGVTAPLMQVGGRNFVLFVLIVPVKEFHHDWTVFVLFFAWAAIEVIRYPFYIITLHRYTNIVIEWLRYSAWIPLYPAGMSCEVLIMYRSIWISKDSKRWEYPLPNTLNISISLSSIIGFCLCAYTPVALQLMKHMWILRKRKLGGQKKFKQQ; encoded by the exons ATGGCTGAATTTTTAACTCCAATAGTTCGTTGGGCTCAAAATGGTCCAACCATAGATCTTACGGTAGACCTAATTGACGTAAAG aaacCAAAGATAGTTTTGGATGAAACAACGTTGGAATTTCGAG GTTTTGGGCATGGTGCACAAGGGGAGAACATATATCAATTTAATTTGGAATTTTTTAGCAAGATTGACTACAAG GACAGCAACTATAAAGTGACTGAACGAAATGTATCATTTCAATTGAAAAAGCAAGTTAAAGGAG AGGAATGGCCTCGCCTTTTAAAAAGTGAACAGAAACCTGGATGGCTGAAAGTAGACTTTGATAAACTGAGGCTAGAGGATTCTGACAAGGGAGAAGAAGATGAAACAGAACGCATAAAT AAAATATCATTtgaacaaagaataaaaagtgaAGTGGAAAAAGCAAAAAACGATC TTGGTATATACACGCGGGTGGCATGGTTGACAATATACAACTTATTTCAGGCTGTGTGTTTCATGATTATTTTGTTCAAACTACTCTACAACTTATATCAACATGGAAAAG ATGTAAGGCTGCATTTTTATGATGATGTCAGCGATTTGTTGCTAACCTGTCAACTAGCTGCAATTATAGAAGTGATCAACCCGTTGGTTGGAATTGTGAAAACAGGCGTTACTGCTCCACTTATGCAG GTTGGAGgaagaaattttgttttatttgttttaattgttcctGTGAAAGAGTTTCATCATGACTGGACAGTTTTTGTGCTATTTTTTGCTTGGGCAGCTATTGAAGTGATCAG ATATCCGTTCTACATAATAACATTGCACCGATATACTAACATAGTAATAGAGTGGTTGCGATATTCTGCATGGATTCCTCTGTATCCCGCTGGAATGTCTTGcgaag ttttgatTATGTATCGTTCAATTTGGATATCGAAGGATTCTAAACGTTGGGAGTATCCGTTACCAAACACACTTAACATATCTATCAGTCTTTCTTCTATAATTGGCTTTTGTTTGTGCGCATACACTCCGG TGGCATTGCAATTGATGAAACATATGTGGATTTTGCGCAAGCGAAAACTTGGTGGCCAAAAGAAATTCAAACAGCAATAG
- the LOC130630483 gene encoding uncharacterized protein LOC130630483: MSTDYRKTHNPHWNLPVPGRYNHIHRIGNAASGYDDLEYVWLINESEYNQLRGREDRPYVGRKQHLKHPSSYFHYNDYTGNGERKGLDLRRKKEEQVNFKTFQASKVEKQNVSSSGNSVKTGTAGDIHDNVNLSSKYKHTDEQNSLTASGFKNASKTKKKAAANAQQEARVEKEEEVLVGKEKDKADGNAQDAGYKVEKEKTTKEEGSTRNEEEDEDDFLDDACKKITECVADVHEKCRHLFDRRISICAVPMNNLFSKKKVINLGELCKGKPSETWLVVRNFEHGTRFLDQKSTSGVYCGTLDGQKIVM; encoded by the exons ATGTCCACAGATTACAGGAAAACTCATAATCCACATTGGAATCTCCCTGTCCCAGGTAGATACAATCACATACATCGTATAGGCAATGCAGCAAGTGGATATGACGATTTGGAGTATGTATGGCTGATAAATGAGTCTGAATATAATCAGTTGAGAGGTAGAGAAGATCGACCATACGTGGGAAGAAAACAGCATTTAAAACATCCTAGCAGTTATTTTCACTACAACGACTACACTGGTAATGGAGAAAGAAAGGGATTGGATTTGCGCAGAAAAAAAGAAGAGCAGGTTAACTTTAAAACTTTTCAAGCAAGCAAAGTAGAGAAGCAGAATGTGTCAAGTTCTGGTAATTCTGTCAAGACAGGCACTGCAGGCGATATTCATGATAATGTGAATTTAAGCAGTAAATATAAACACACAGACGAACAGAATAGTTTGACGGCTAGTGGTTTTAAAAATGCatcaaaaactaaaaagaaagcTGCTGCAAATGCGCAGCAAGAAGCAAGagtagaaaaagaagaagaagtattAGTTGGAAAGGAAAAAGATAAAGCAGATGGGAATGCACAGGATGCAGGCTATAAGgtagaaaaagaaaagacaaCGAAAGAAGAAGGGAGCACTAGaaatgaagaagaagatgaagacGATTTTTTAGATGATGCATGCAAAAAGATAACAGAATGTGTCGCAGACGTGCATGAGAAATGCAGACATTTATTTGATAGGAGAATTTCAATATGTGCAGTGCCTATGAATAATCTG TTCTCCAAGAAGAAAGTGATCAATCTAGGCGAGTTATGTAAAGGGAAACCATCAGAAACCTGGTTGGTTGTTCGCAACTTTGAGCATGGAACCCGGTTTCTTGATCAAAAATCCACAAGTGGCGTGTACTGCGGAACTCTAGATGGACAGAAGATTGTTATGTAA